The window ATATTTTTTGCTCTCGGTTTGTTTTTAGGCTGGCTTTTGTTTCGCGGAAGCCGGAGAAAAGTCATCTTAGAATCCCCGAAGGACAGCGAAATACATGAACTCGCCCGTTCGCTTGCCCATGAAATAAGAAATCCGCTCAACACAATAAGAATGAACTTGCAACTTATATCGGAAGAACTGGGTGAAAACGAAAGAATAAAACGCAGAATAAGCCTGATAGAAGACGAGATAAAACATCTTGATATGATACTTAAAAGCTTCCTCGACTACACACGATTGCCAGCTCCCAAACTCGAGAGAATAAACATAAACAAAGTCGTAAAAAATGGTGTCGAGATGATTCAGCCTCGAGCGGGAGGAATACGGATAGAAACCTCACTTGCTGAGTCACTTCCTATGATTTATGCGGATAAGGCTCTGATAACAGAGGTTTTGCAAAACCTCATTCAAAATGCTTTAGATGCGAGCAAAAGTGGTGATAAAATAGTTGTAGAAACCGGGAAATCGGATATTGGGGTTTACTTCGCAGTCTCGGATCAGGGTAAAGGGATACCACCTGAGGTTATGGAAAAGATATTCAAGCCATACTTCTCCACCAAACAGGGGGGGATAGGGATTGGCATGGCGGTTGTCAAAAAAATTGTTGAGGCTCACAACGGCAAAATATGGATTCAAAGTCGCACTGGCACGGGCACAAGAGTGGTGGTCGAGCTTCCGATAAGATAAAATTTTGATTAAAAACTATTGAGAAAAATGATAACAGCGATATAATAAATAAGATGGAATATTGGATATATATAATTCTTATTATCAACATTTTAGCTGTAATTTGGGACCCCCATCCACTGGTGAGACTCAATGCGGCGATAGTTTCTGCGATAGCTTTAATAGCATTGGGAAGGATTTTCACAAAAAAGCGACGCAAACACTTCGAAAAACTTCAGGCTGAGTTCGAAGCTCTTCAGAAGGAAAATGCCGAACTTAGGGAAAAGCTCGAAAAACACGGTATAAAAATATTAAGGCAGGATGACAATGTTTGAGATAATGCTGATAATATTAATGGTGAATTCGATAATTTTAATCATTCTCTCAAAAGCAGAGGGTTACTCGGGACTATGGCCCTTTTGCGTTCTTCAGATTATAGGTCTTTTAGCGCTTTTTTATATTCATGTAAGAACCAGAAAGGGCAAAAAGGAAAGATTGCAAACAAAAATAGAACATCTCAAAAGGGAAAATCAACATCTTCGGGAGTTCCTTAAGAAACTTGAGGAAAAGGATAAGACGGAAGGATAAAAAGATTCATCACTAAAAAAAGAAAGGGATGTTAACTATCTAATTTTCAACTTATCTGGCTGGTTACTTAACTTGCTGACCAGCCATTTTTTTATATTATTAACATTGCGAGAAAAAATTAATTCTGCTATGAAATTTATGAACGAAAAACTCAGGGAATTCATTTCATACCCGTTCGCGGAGCTCGATTCGTTAAAGGAAAAGCTCAAAAGAGCTGGCAGAACCATAATAGACATGGGAGTCGGCGACCCCGACTTTCCACCTCCAAAAGAGATTCAGGGGGCACTTGTAGCATCGCTTGCCAATCCAAAAACGCACAACTATCCATCGTACACCGGCGAGAGAGAATTAAGGCAAAGCTTCGCAAGATTTTTCCTGCAAAGATACAAAATAAAACTGGACCCCGAAAAAAACATACTCGTTCTTATTGGCACCAAGGAAGGAATATTTCATCTTCCGAACGCTATTCTAAACAGTGGGGACATTGGAGCTTACACAGAACCCTGCTACCCAGTTTATAGAGCAGGTATCGTTCTTGCCGGCGGAATCCCGAAAGAATTGCCGCTCACAGAGGATAACAATTTTTTCCCCGATTTATCGACACTCGATGATAATGTGAAGCTTCTTTTCATTAACAACCCAAACAACCCGACCACACAGGTTGCAACCAAGGAATTTTACGAGAAACTCGTTACAAAAGCTCATGAAAAAGGTTTCCTTATAGCCAACGATGCATCTTACAACGAGATTTACTTTTCATCACCGCCACCTTCGATACTTGAGATAGATGGAGCCTTGGATGTGGCAGTTGAATTTCACTCGCTTTCCAAAACTTTCAGCATGAGTGGTTGGCGGATAGGTTTCGTGGTGGGCAATAGCGACGCTATTTTTGCGCTCTCAGCCCTTAAGAAAAACATTGATTCAGGCGTTTTCAGGGCAGTGCAGGCGGCAGCAAAAACCGCGATAGATAGCTATTGGCAAATAAACGACGAAATAAGAGCGATATACCGCGATAGAGTGAAAACATTCAAAGATGCCCTTACAAAAAGCGGACTTGAAAGTTTCAACTTCGGTGCTACATTTTACATCTGGACCAAAATTCCCGATTCATTCGGGAGCTCGTTTGAATTCGTGAAGTTTCTGCTTGAGGAAACAGGGATACTCGCTATGCCGGGAGAGAACATGGGACCAAGCGGGAAAGGGTTCGTAAGGTTTTCGATGACCGTTCCCAACAGGAAAATAGAAGAGGCTATGGATAGAATATCAAAAATAAAATTTTAGGGGGTTATCATGAAGAAATTTGCTTTCATTCTTTTGTTCTTTTCACTTTTGGTTTCCCAGGAATTTGTGGTTACCAACGCCAGCCGTGACCAAAAATTTCCAGTCATAGCCTCGGACAGAGATTGCTTCCTGATAGTTTGGGAAGACCAGCGATATGGTATTGGCAATACAGACATTTTCGGCGTTGCCATGTGCGATACGGGAAGGTTAACGCCTATTTTTGCGGTATTCGGACCGGCATTTTACAACGAGATACGACCAGCAATAACGACAACAAGCGTCGGCGGCGAAGCGTTCGTGACATGGCTCGATTACGCCTCAGACCCGACAATAGATACAACGATGCTCATGAGCGGAGTTATCAGTTGTTCAGGAGTGTCGGGCAGTCCAACCGTTATAGCGAGGATTGACACCACAGGCTACGAAAGTCCAGCGGTAGCGTTCTCCGGCGATGTTTACCTCAATGTCTGGATGTTCACTGGCTCACGCCAGCAGGTTAAATACGCAGTTCTCGATACTCTTTCATCTCTGCTCGGAAGCTATGGAACCCTGTCAGGTCCCGCAGGATGTTATCCTGATGTTGCATTCAACAGATTCCGATTCCTTGTTGTCTGGCACGACTCCACATCATCAGGCGAGGGTATATATGCGCAATACTTCGATTCCGCCGGAATGCCTATAGGTTCGAGTTTCCTCCTGGTAAACCATCCTACCGCGACCAAACCCGCAGTCTTCGGTGTTTACGGCAGAACACCAGCAGAATCACCGTTCATAATAGTCTGGCAGGAGAACGAGGGTGTAACCGGGCAGGACATATATGTTGGCAAACTAACACCACCCGCCACAACACTTTCGATGACCTTCCCTGTGGTAAGAAGAATGGGGGACCAGGAAAATCCTGACATAGCGAGCGACCGCCACGGCTTTCTCATTGTCTGGCAGGACAATCGCCGCGAGACCGACATCGACATCTACGGAAAATATTTCAATGAAAATTTATTGCCCATAAGCCGCGATACAGCACTATGCACAGCGCGAGGAGCACAGATATACCCCCAGGTCGCCTACAGTTCAAGATTCGACAAATACATGGTCGTGTGGCAGGATAGAAGGTCATCGCTAAACTGGGACATCTACGCATTCATGTTGGACGAAAGCCCGATTTACCCGACCCCTTATGTTGCAACAGCTTTGCCATTCGAAAATGAGATTCTATCGTGTGATTCTCCAATAGTTTTCTACCTTGCTCTGGACGACCCGCTCGATACGATGACCGTTCAGATAACCTATGGATATGGGATGTACACTGCCTCAGACCCTGAAGTGTGGATTGACAGCAACAAAATCTTCTTCCACCCCGATTACCCGGATTCATCAGAGGAAACACTAATGGTATGCCTCGTTCGGGCTTCCGACATTTCGGGCGATACGCTCGCATTTCGATTCTGTCGCCACATAATATGGGACGACCTTGCCCCCCGAGTCGTCAGCACATCGCCATCGGCAGGAGCGACGATAACATCACCGCCACTCACCATAAACGGCACATTAAACGATGTCACTAAAATAATACTCGACAGCCTCGTCGTTAATGGCCGCGCATTCCAGCCCGGAGATACAGGCTTCAGTTGGAACGGTATAAATTTCTCCCTCGATGTCAGGGTATCGGGGGTTTCACTTCCGGAAACCAACATCGTTTGTGTTCACGCCAGGGACAAGAATTTCTGTCCCAATGAGCTTCACTACTGCTGGCGGTTTTTGATAAGAAGTGGCTCTCCACCTTCAGTGGTCCCGCACATTCCAACACCGGGAAGCGTAACAGCATGTTCAACACAGTCTATACAGGTTCTTATAAATGACCCGGATGGCGTTGACCCCACATCGATAAGAATGATGGTGGATTCGGTAACATACAACTATCCAAGCCACATGACCTATACGGCGCCTCTTTTAACTTTCACTCTTGACACGGCATTCAATGAGGGCGAGATAAATGTTTCTGTGGAATATGTTGAGGATGTGCTTGGCTACCACATAACCTCTCCAGTGAGATGGTCGTTCATAGTTGATAGAAGTCCGCCCACTGTAGATTCGTGCTCATATCCCGATGTGTTCGATACCACCCTGTCGGGGGATTTCCTCATCTATGCTTCGGATGCGTACACAGACTCATTAACACATAGATTCTGTTTCATCAGCCTTTATTATCACACAGGGGGTCTGATAAGGCGCTGGCGAAGAGATAGCCTTCTGCACCCCGCGCCAAATGTTATTGGTGTCGAAGAAAGCAAGTTCCTCGGTGCTATAAGAGGAGCAAGCACATCATCGAGCGATACATTCAGGCTTTGTGCAAGACTGGCTGATGGTCCAAAATATTGCCGCCCAAACATGCTCGATACATGCTGGCGCGTGATATACATAAGCTCCGGAATCAGCGAACCTCGCAACATTAAACCGACAATAATAACATTAACTGCATCACCTAATCCGTTCAACAGCTCAGTAAAACTTCAATATTCGGTCCCCGGGCTCGGCAACATAAAAATATTCACGATTAATGGGAAGCTTATCTACCAAAAGCGAGTCAAGGGTGAGGGAACAGTAACATGGTTCGGAAAATCGGATGACGGTGTGACAATGCCCTCGGGTGTATACATAGCCATGCTCACCAACGGCACGGAAAAGCAAACATGTAGAATGTTTCTCATAAGATAGATGCTACATGCTTAAAAAACTTTCTAAAGCACGCTTTCGATGACTTCGATGAGCTTCTTGGTCGTGAAAGGTTTTTTTAGGAAAGCATCACTGCATTTCTTGTAGGAAGGAGGAAGGTCTATCATCCCACTCGTGCATATTATTTTTATGTGAGGGTACTTTTTCTTTATGGATGACAACCAATCTATAGGCGATTCTCCCTCGCCAATGCTTATGTCGGATATTATAAGCTTTATGCCCTCTTTCATTTGTTCGAAAAGCTTTTCGGCTTCCTCCACAGTTTTTGCCACGCTGACTTTCCGGCCCTCCTCGGCGAGAGACAACGCGAAAAGCTCACACAAAACATCGTCATCCTCGAGAACAAGAACATTGCTTTCCTCCTTGCCCTTATGCTTTGCGGTTTCCACTTCAAGGACTAATTCTGGTTTTTCAGTTACAGTACTTAAAGGTAGATAAATCGTGAATGTGGTTCCTTTTTTGGGTTTGCTGTCGACAGTTATGAAACCATGATGAGCTTTTATTATTCCGTATGTGGCAGCAAGTCCAAGCCCCGTTCCCCGTTCTTTCTTCGTTGTGAAAAAAGGCTCAAAAATGTGCTCCATGGTCTCCTCGTCCATCCCTATGCCGGTATCGCTTATAGTTACCGTAGCAAATGTCCCGGCTCTCGCCTCTATATTTGTTTCAAGTAGTTCATCGCTCACATCCTCAATAGCAGTTTTTACAGTTATTACACCCCCGTCTGGCATTGCATCCTTCGCATTAACAAGGAAGTTAAGAAGACAATTATGAAGGCCCACCTCATCACCCATAATCATTATGTCGTCCTCAGTGTACTCCTTTACGACCTTGATGTTATCTGGAATCATTCCAGCGAAGTTCTCAAGCGAGCTTTCCACGAGTTCGTTAAGATTTACTGGTTTGAGCTCACGCCTTATGCTTTTTGAAAACGATAGTAATTGCGCTACCGTGTCTGCTGCCCTTTGGCTGCTCCTCAGTATAGCACCAACTATCTTGCGCTCCGGAGCGGTCGAAGCCATGGTGTGCATTAGATGAGATGCATAGCCCATAATCCCCATTAGCGAATTGTTGAAATCGTGAGCTATGCCGCTAACAAGTCTGCTCATCGTATCGAGTATCCTTATTCTTTGCTTTTGCTCGAGAAGAATCTTACTTTTGCTGATATCGCACAATATTCCGAATACAACCTCCTCCCCTTTTATAGTGATCTTTTTGGCTTTAAGATTTATCCATTTCATACCGCCAGCTTTGCAAAGCCCGAGGAAATCGAACTGGAATCTCTCGCTTATGCTATCGAACTCGTCCATAAGTTTCCTTTTAACGAATTTCTTGAAGGATGGTGCAACGAAATCGAGATAATTTCTGCCGATAAAATCCTTTTCGCTATCATACTCAAAAATCTCGGCCACCGCCTTGTTAACATACTTTATTACTCCATTCCTATCCGTCATAAACACGCCATCAAGCGCATTCTCAACTATGAATCTATATTTCTCCTCACTCTCATTAAGAGCGTATTTCATTTTCACCATGTCGGTGTAATCCTTACCAATAGCAAGCATATACTCTATTTTTCCCTCCTCATCGAAATAAATTGAGAACTCAAAGGCAATAATTTTGGTCTCACCGTCAGCAGCCTTTATATGAATGTTTCTGGTGGCTTTGGTTTTCTTATTGTTTATTATGTCCCACAGGAATTTCTTTATTTCAGCCCTCGAATCGGGTTCGGCAATGAACTCATCCCATCTGCTTGCATTAATATAATTTGTGCTAAGCCCTAAAAGCCTTTGCGTAAATGGATTTATTCCTATAATGCGGAATCTAGGAAGAAAAACCGCCATAACTATTGGAACATTCATTATTATTTCGTTGGTTATTTCGAGCAGTTCCTGATTCCTCCGAATCTCAGTAACATCCTCCATTATAAGAACAGCGCCCTTAACTTTGTTCTTGTAGAAAAGTGGCCTAATAAGCGATTCTATCACTCTGTCCTCATGATTTCTGAACTCCGCTCTTGCGGGGAAACCATTTAAGGCGGACTTTAACTTGCTATCAAAAAGTACCTTGTCACGCGGCAAAAGCAAATCAATGAGATTCTTCCCTTTATGGTCTTCGTCGGAACCAACGATATTCTGAAAGGCTTTGTTGTAAGTTAATATTCTGTAATTTCTATCTATTAATACCACGCCGTCATCGATGTTCTGTAAAATCAGCTCCTGAAAACTTTTAACAGGAATCTTGCCTGCTTTGTCGGAAAATATGATTGGTAGCCTTTTAAAACGCTTTAAGCGTAAAATAAAGAATACAGGCAACATAAGAGGCAACAGTTTGATGAAATTTTCTATAAAAATTCGCATTATTTATCGTTTCTCCTCCTCAGGCAAAATCATTATTGCCTCAACAAAGATCTTTTTGCCTTTTCTCCGAAGCCTTACTCTTACATTCTGTCCCTCCTTTAGTTCGCCATAAGGTATCAATTTCCCTTTTTTGTCATAGACCACAAGCCCTTTCCGCTTTAGCCGATAATACCTCTCATCTATCGCGATTCGGTTCTTATCTAAACCCATAATCTGGCCATCAACGGTAAAAAGCGTTTCGACACTCGCATTTTCTGGTATTATAGGAGGAATTTTAGGATCCTTGATTCGCGCTGGCTTATCCTCTTTTATGCGTGCCCCCACAACGCTCCGCGGATTGACCTGAGCAAACAAGTTTATTGCAAAGATAGCCAAAGCCATTAAAAAGATTATTTGTCTTCTATTCATTGTTCCTCCTTCTTACTTACCTCTCCAGAATATGGTGCCGCTTTTGGGGGACCTTACCGATGCCCTCGCTGTGGAAATAATGCCTGTAGAAAGTTGCACAGATATTGCGGCTTTATCAGTAACTCCAATGTGAGCAGCAGGCGCAGACGGCACACCTTCACCCAACTCCACGGATGTGTATAGCCATCCTGATTCGCTCGCACCAAGAATGCTCGTCCTGCCGGGAACACCAGTTAAATAATCGAGACCGTAAAGATAAGATGTCCCTCCGAAAGAACATATGTCCTCGTCCGGAATGAAAGAAGCAAAGAACACAACCTCACCGATGACGAGCGGCCTTGTTATGACTCTTTCGCCCGCCCTGAGTCTTCTGACCCAGCCACGAGAAGAAAGCACCCTGACAACGAGACTATCGTAAATCATACCATCGGGGATTGTCGGCGAGTAAACATAAGTTCCCGTATCCGTAAGCTGCACGCTGAAATCGGTCACATCGTAAAGGTCAGCGAATCGATATGTTTCGCTTCCATCGCTCCATGCTGAATCCTTAAGCGCGAAAATGTATTGTTGCGAGAAGTCGGCTTCATCAATATTCGAGAAGTATCTTCCCGTCCCGAAATAAAGCCATAGATTACCCTGCGGGTCAACCGTCGCCGCGCCAGGAGCAGTAACTGGCGCCGGAACATCCATAAGCACCGAGAGACTCCATGTGGTAGGGTCGTCCGAACTGCCAGTAGTCACACGATAAATTCTTCCGTGCCATGAGCCGCCCGAATAATAGGAACATCCATAGTAGATAACATCGACATTGCCATCCACATCCACATCCACCGGCATAGCCTCACCCGAATGCGCGTTATCGTGCTCGGAAATGAACAACGCACCATCAGAGGGGTCAGCAACATTCAACGCGAAGAATATCGCCTTATGTGAGCTAAAACCGTCAAGGTCGGTGGGACCCGAACCAGAGATAAAGAACCACTTGTCCCCCACTTTGGCTACTGCAGGATAATTAACTGTATATCCGAGCAATGGGTCCCATAGCTCCCACAAAACTCGAGGAGTATCGGGAATAGTTACATCGAGGCAAATGAACGACGAGTTCAACTGGTTGGTAGTGACCACAGTTCCAGCAGGCGCCACCGGGAAAGATGTTTCCGTGAATATCGATGGAGGAACCAATCGCCAGTGATTAATCTGCCATCCAAGATTGTATGGGGTGCCGCCAAAACGCAACCCCATTATCAAAATTGTTCCCCATCCATTTGTGTGGACCGTGTCGCCCTCGGTTGGGAAAACCCTTGCATCAAAAGCCTTTGACTTGGAATCAACATAGTAAACATGACAATACTCTGGGTCGGTAAGCCACTTTAAATGTGGAATCACGGAAAACGGTATTATAGCCCATATTTCCTCACCAAGGTCGTATGAGCCCGGGTCGAGGTATCCTCTAACATAAGGGTCTGAGCGTTCGTGGTATCTGCCCGCGTTGAAGGCATGTATCATACCACTATTCGAGCCAACATAAACTCTCCCCTCACGGTCTTTATACCTTCTATAAAATTGCCTGTATGTTCTATCTCCGTAAACGAGGTCGTATCTATCTTTCGGGGCACCCACGAATGTTGGTGATGAGTGAATTATATCACCAAGTTTCCACACATTCGTTCCTATGGTTCTTTGTCGCCAGTAAATGCTTTTGAAATCCTCACCTCTTATAAACCTAACAAGACTGTCCACATCATCAGGAGTCTCTACATCGAAAAGCTTGCGCAGCTTTTTCATATCATCTGATGGGGTAAAATCAATAAGATTGAAGACTGTGGGTGAATCAACAGGTATTGGCATAGTTGAATCTACGGACGCGAGTGTTGCACACGGCAAATCAATCATTATTCGCCTATCGTCCGCATCCTTGGTCAAAAGCATACTTCCTGCCCGCCAAACGGAGTTTATGTAGTCCGGGTCCACGGCGTCTATGGTATCGTCTATCTCACCGTCCCCGTCATCATCCTCGAACCGATGGACAAGCGTCTGGTTTCTGTCTGAGTGAAACCTTATTTGCACTATGTAATCAGTTTTAAGGTCCAGCTTTTTATCGTGATCGGTGTCCTCACGGAAATTACCCCATGGGTCAACCCACAACGCATGAAGGTCGCCAGTCCAATCGAGCTGAACAGAGCCCGTAAACTTTGAAGGAGAAAAAAGCGCCTGAAAAATCGTGCCCTCACCCTTGGTAGATGTCGTCACCACTGATACACCCGAAGCGGAAGACACATTTCTCATAAGGTCAATAAACACCTGAATAAGCGCCGCCTCAAGAAGATAGCCATCCTCAGCTCCGAAGTAAGCATCAGGAACGCTATCTCCATCCACATCCCACTCCACTTGAAGATCAGGAATAAGGTTTCCGTTCCTGTCCTCAAACGCACCATTTATAGCTGCCCTCTGAAGAATCTCTATAGCATCCCTTGACTGACCGAAAGTATAAATCGTATAAAGAGTTAGATTTTGCATACCAGTGAAATCACTTCTCAGGTCGTTGGTGTGTGCCCACAATGCCACATCGTCGAGATAATCTGAACCATCACTCGCCCACGGATATACATTTGGATTTTTCCCTGGGGGAACGGGGTCATCACCGTCACCGTCGTAGTCTCTAAGCCAGCTTGGAATGTCCCTGTCTTGAGTGCTTTCACCGTCAGTAATAAGTATCACATAGTTCTTTTGGCACCAGTACTCTATCGGGTCGTGGCTAGCGTAGTTAACACTATTATAGTACCCCGTTGTTGCCTGAAAAAACCTGGTTCCCTCGTAAAACGATTCCGCAAGCGGTGTCCATGTATTACAGCCGATGTTCTCAATGTCATCGACAAGGTCATCGACATCCGCCCCCATCCATTCGTAAATTCTACCGCCCTGGTCATTGTTGAAATGCATTATGGCGTAGCGTATTCTATTGGCAGTGTTCTGGATAAACCCGTGAGGATTTTCCGGCCCTATGATTTTCTTTTTGGCGGTCCACTTGTACGAATAGCTTCCTGAGGTACAACTACTTCGCCTATAAGCCTTTACATAATCGTAATAGCTATTGTAAAAACGCCACCTGCAGCCATCGTCACACCACCAATATTTGTAGAAATACCTACTTTGAACCGGGTCCTCCCATATCAGAGTTTTGGGACCTGGAACACTTCTATCCTGAACTTTACCGCCCACAAAAACCTTTCTTGAAATGTCTATTCTTCTTGACATCAACCAATTAAGGAAATTGCCCTTGAAGCGCTTGTGGGCAGGGTCAGCGTCAGTGGATGTCCCCCAGTTGGTGGTATATTCGAACCTTTTTGTCGCATCGTTGTAAACATAGTAGCTATCGGGTTCAGCATAGCCGTAATATCGTCTGTTAGGGTCATAGCTTCCGTAATCGTAAACCTCCGGTGATGACGATGTAGTATCGACATAGGCAGGCCAGTTCATGGAACCAGAGTTGTCAAAGATTATAAGCACATTAGGCATTACATTCTGCGTGAGGAACGGTGGGTAGGCGCAGGGAGCGGTGTTCCCGGGCTCTCCAGTGCCAACCGGTGGCACCGCCAAAAGTACACTAAAACAAACCAAGAAAATTATCGCCAACTTTTTCATAGAACCCTCCTATCGGGCTCTTATCCCGACTATTTTTCTATATACGGTCTCAAGAGTTGTTTTTTCCTTCTTTGGACCTGTAGCTGTTGATTGAAGTCTGTAAAACACCGCGCTTCCCCCAGAGGAAATTCCCGTCCCTATTCCCTCATAGCCGGTGCCGCCAAAAGCTATATTCGCACCACTAACCACACCCGAGAAAAGCTGTTCGACTGTTACCGTAACACTCTTTCCCGCGACATTAAGGGGGACCACACTTATATCCTGCGCCTGCATAACGGCCTCCTCGATTTTAGCGAACCCTATCTCAAGCCCCGACTCGGCTGCCTCGAAAGTAGTAAGGTAGCGACGCGAACTCCCTGTAACCTTAACGCCTTTAACAAGCAGGTGGATGCTTATACCCACTATAATCATCATAAAAATGACCACCATAATAACGGTTAGCATAGCTACACCGCGCCTATTTCCAATTTTTGCTCGCATGCTAAAAGTTCCTCGGGCAAACGCTGCTTTCCCAGATATTGTATCTTTTGTGTTCCCCAATATCACTCACATGAACGACATTGTTACACACAACGATTGAATCAAATGGGGTAACATAACTTTGGGCTTGAGGAGTCGCCGTGAGAACATTCAACTTAACGAGTCTGATGTTTTTTATCAGCGATGGATTCGATATTACGGATGAGAGGTCATATACTATTTCATCGCTATCCTGTTGCCTGTCGCCATCGAGGTCGAGCCAGAACGAAACCTGAAAGTCTGCCACATTGGAGACGAACGCGTCGTTGTTCCGGTAAAGCGTATCGCCTGAAAGAGAGTAGGTTACCACTTCCTCACCGCTTGTGTCAGCCAGTGGGAAAACGAAATTTCTACCGGTCGAAACGATGTTGTCGAGCTGAACTATATATGCGTGTGTGCTGTCGGGCATTATCGTCGGCGTAAGACTGACAACCCTGTATCGCGGCATACCCACCCTTTGTCCGGTGGGAGTCAAAATTGTTATCACATCACCGACAACGAGGTCATCTCTATTATCCCATCTTCTAACCGTTATCTGAGGCACACCCACCGAGGGAGACAAAATGTAAGTCCATCGTGCACGCTTTCCTCCAACGCCAAAAGAGGTAGCGCGCAATGTCACGATATCCGAGCCATTGTATCCGCCATTATCGGTTATTTCTATGGGCATTTCCTGAGATGGCAGTCCGAAACCCGCCATCATTATGTCCCATTTGGTGAAGTCTGTCGCCACCTGGATGTCAACCTGCTCAAGAGATACTTTTTCGTGGGAGAATGTGGCCGAAAAGAAATTGGAAAAGACATAAAATGTTGCACTGAGTAAAACCCCCACCAAAACCATAGCGACGAGGATTTCGGTAAGTGTCATTGAGTCACGAAATTTTAGCAAACCTTTGCTCATCTCGGCGCCGAAGTTTTATAGGTTAACAAGTTAACCCTCTTTATTCGCATTTCCACGGCCGGGTCGTGCCACTCAACAAAAATGTTTATGGTTTTAACACCGCTCGTCGGCGAATCATTAACCACATTCCACCCAAGAACATAAAGTGTTCCCTCAACCGTGACTGAGTCGGTGTGGTCGTAGGAAAGCGTATCCCAGAGGTCGGTGGTGTCGCCATCATCGGATATTAATGGGTCGCCGAAGTCAAGGGAACGAAATTGTTCCGCATATTGCTGCATAAGAAGTCTTGCCTGTGCAATGCGCTTGTTGTAAAGGTTCGTCTTCATTATATAAGCTGCCATGGGCATGAGTGCTAACCCCGCTATAAGCAGAATCGTGAACGCAA of the bacterium genome contains:
- a CDS encoding GHKL domain-containing protein encodes the protein MIIAAIFFALGLFLGWLLFRGSRRKVILESPKDSEIHELARSLAHEIRNPLNTIRMNLQLISEELGENERIKRRISLIEDEIKHLDMILKSFLDYTRLPAPKLERININKVVKNGVEMIQPRAGGIRIETSLAESLPMIYADKALITEVLQNLIQNALDASKSGDKIVVETGKSDIGVYFAVSDQGKGIPPEVMEKIFKPYFSTKQGGIGIGMAVVKKIVEAHNGKIWIQSRTGTGTRVVVELPIR
- a CDS encoding aminotransferase class I/II-fold pyridoxal phosphate-dependent enzyme, with translation MNEKLREFISYPFAELDSLKEKLKRAGRTIIDMGVGDPDFPPPKEIQGALVASLANPKTHNYPSYTGERELRQSFARFFLQRYKIKLDPEKNILVLIGTKEGIFHLPNAILNSGDIGAYTEPCYPVYRAGIVLAGGIPKELPLTEDNNFFPDLSTLDDNVKLLFINNPNNPTTQVATKEFYEKLVTKAHEKGFLIANDASYNEIYFSSPPPSILEIDGALDVAVEFHSLSKTFSMSGWRIGFVVGNSDAIFALSALKKNIDSGVFRAVQAAAKTAIDSYWQINDEIRAIYRDRVKTFKDALTKSGLESFNFGATFYIWTKIPDSFGSSFEFVKFLLEETGILAMPGENMGPSGKGFVRFSMTVPNRKIEEAMDRISKIKF
- a CDS encoding T9SS type A sorting domain-containing protein is translated as MKKFAFILLFFSLLVSQEFVVTNASRDQKFPVIASDRDCFLIVWEDQRYGIGNTDIFGVAMCDTGRLTPIFAVFGPAFYNEIRPAITTTSVGGEAFVTWLDYASDPTIDTTMLMSGVISCSGVSGSPTVIARIDTTGYESPAVAFSGDVYLNVWMFTGSRQQVKYAVLDTLSSLLGSYGTLSGPAGCYPDVAFNRFRFLVVWHDSTSSGEGIYAQYFDSAGMPIGSSFLLVNHPTATKPAVFGVYGRTPAESPFIIVWQENEGVTGQDIYVGKLTPPATTLSMTFPVVRRMGDQENPDIASDRHGFLIVWQDNRRETDIDIYGKYFNENLLPISRDTALCTARGAQIYPQVAYSSRFDKYMVVWQDRRSSLNWDIYAFMLDESPIYPTPYVATALPFENEILSCDSPIVFYLALDDPLDTMTVQITYGYGMYTASDPEVWIDSNKIFFHPDYPDSSEETLMVCLVRASDISGDTLAFRFCRHIIWDDLAPRVVSTSPSAGATITSPPLTINGTLNDVTKIILDSLVVNGRAFQPGDTGFSWNGINFSLDVRVSGVSLPETNIVCVHARDKNFCPNELHYCWRFLIRSGSPPSVVPHIPTPGSVTACSTQSIQVLINDPDGVDPTSIRMMVDSVTYNYPSHMTYTAPLLTFTLDTAFNEGEINVSVEYVEDVLGYHITSPVRWSFIVDRSPPTVDSCSYPDVFDTTLSGDFLIYASDAYTDSLTHRFCFISLYYHTGGLIRRWRRDSLLHPAPNVIGVEESKFLGAIRGASTSSSDTFRLCARLADGPKYCRPNMLDTCWRVIYISSGISEPRNIKPTIITLTASPNPFNSSVKLQYSVPGLGNIKIFTINGKLIYQKRVKGEGTVTWFGKSDDGVTMPSGVYIAMLTNGTEKQTCRMFLIR
- a CDS encoding PAS domain S-box protein; this encodes MRIFIENFIKLLPLMLPVFFILRLKRFKRLPIIFSDKAGKIPVKSFQELILQNIDDGVVLIDRNYRILTYNKAFQNIVGSDEDHKGKNLIDLLLPRDKVLFDSKLKSALNGFPARAEFRNHEDRVIESLIRPLFYKNKVKGAVLIMEDVTEIRRNQELLEITNEIIMNVPIVMAVFLPRFRIIGINPFTQRLLGLSTNYINASRWDEFIAEPDSRAEIKKFLWDIINNKKTKATRNIHIKAADGETKIIAFEFSIYFDEEGKIEYMLAIGKDYTDMVKMKYALNESEEKYRFIVENALDGVFMTDRNGVIKYVNKAVAEIFEYDSEKDFIGRNYLDFVAPSFKKFVKRKLMDEFDSISERFQFDFLGLCKAGGMKWINLKAKKITIKGEEVVFGILCDISKSKILLEQKQRIRILDTMSRLVSGIAHDFNNSLMGIMGYASHLMHTMASTAPERKIVGAILRSSQRAADTVAQLLSFSKSIRRELKPVNLNELVESSLENFAGMIPDNIKVVKEYTEDDIMIMGDEVGLHNCLLNFLVNAKDAMPDGGVITVKTAIEDVSDELLETNIEARAGTFATVTISDTGIGMDEETMEHIFEPFFTTKKERGTGLGLAATYGIIKAHHGFITVDSKPKKGTTFTIYLPLSTVTEKPELVLEVETAKHKGKEESNVLVLEDDDVLCELFALSLAEEGRKVSVAKTVEEAEKLFEQMKEGIKLIISDISIGEGESPIDWLSSIKKKYPHIKIICTSGMIDLPPSYKKCSDAFLKKPFTTKKLIEVIESVL